The Allostreptomyces psammosilenae sequence GTCGCCGCGATGGAGCACGCCCGGATCGGCGGTGACCTGTACGAGGTCGTGCTGACCCGCCACGGGGTCCGCGCGATCATCGGCGACGTGCGCGGCAAGGGGCTGCTCACGGTGGAGACGGCGGCCTCCGTCCTCGGGTCGTTCCGGGACGCCGCCCACGAGGAGGAGACGCTGCGGGCCCTGGCCGGACGGCTGTCCCGCAGCGTGGAGCGGGTGCTCGGCCCGGAGGACTTCGTCACGGCCGCCCTGGTGGCCGTGCGCGACGGGGAACTGGACACGCTGGTGCTCGGCCACCCCCCGCCGCTGCTGCTCACCCGCCCGCCCGGGGAGCGGGACGAGTGGCGGGTGGAGGCGCTGGAACCGGCCGACCCCGCCCCGCCGCTCGGCGTGGTGATCGACGAGGAGGCCCAGCTCAGCGTGGTGACCCGGCGCTGGGAGCCGGGGAACCGGCTGCTGCTGTACACCGACGGCACCACCGAGGCCCGGGACCGCCGCGGCGAGTTCTACCCGCTGGTCGAGCGGATCGGGCGCAGCGCCCGGCTCCCCTGCGAGCGGGTGCTCGACGACCTCCTCGGCGACGTCCAGCGGCACCTCGGGCACAAGGGGCACGACGACGACGCCGCCCTGCTGCTCCTGGAGTACGACCCCACCGGCGGCGGCTCCTCCCCCCGCCCCGCGCACTGACCGGCCGGGGGCGCCCGGAGCCGCTCAGACCCCGTCCGGGACCCCGCCGCCGGACAGGATGTCGTCGGCGTCCACGATCCGGTAGGCGTAGCCCTGCTCCGCCAGGAACCGCTGCCGGTGCGCGGCGAACTCCTGGTCGACGCTGTCCCGCGCGACCACCGAGTAGAACCGCGCCGCCCGCCCGTCCGCCTTCGGCCGCAGCACCCGGCCGAGCCGCTGCGCCTCCTCCTGGCGGGAGCCGAAGGTGCCGGAGACCTGGATCGCGACGGCCGCCTCCGGCAGGTCGATGGAGAAGTTGGCCACCTTGCTCACCACCAGCACCGACAGCTCCCCGGTACGGAAGGCGTCGAAGAGCTTCTCCCGCTGGGCGTTGCTGGTGTCGCCCTTGATCACCGGCGCGCCGAGCCGGGCGCCGAGCTCGTCGAGCTGGTCGATGTACTGCCCGATCACCAGGGTCTGCTCGCCCTGGTGCAGCCGCACCAACTGCTCGGTGACGCGCTGCTTGCTCTCCGTGGTGGCGCAGAAACGGTACCTCTCCTCGGACTCGGCGGTGGCGTAGGCCAGCCGCTCGGAGTCCGTCATGGTCACCCGCACCTCCACGCAGTCGGCCGGGGCGATCCAGCCCTGCGCCTCGATCTCCTTCCACGGCGCGTCGTACCGCTTCGGGCCGATCAGCGAGAAGACGTCGCCCTCCCGGCCGTCCTCCCGCACCAGCGTGGCGGTCAGCCCCAGCCGCCGGCGCGCCTGGAGGTCCGCCGTGAAGCGGAAGATCGGGGCCGGCAGCAGGTGCACCTCGTCGTAGACCACCAGGCCCCAGTCCCGGGAGTCGAACAGCTCCAGGTGCGGGTAGACGCCCTTCCGGCGCACCGTGACCACCTGGTAGGTGGCGATGGTGACCGGCCGGATCTCCTTCTTGCTGCCGGAGTACTCGCCGATCTCGTCCTCGGTGAGCGAGGTGCGGCGCAGCAGCTCGGTCTTCCACTGGTGCGCGGAGACCGTGTTGGTCACCAGGATCAGCGTGGTGGCCCGGGC is a genomic window containing:
- a CDS encoding DNA repair helicase XPB, which gives rise to MTDGPLIVQSDKTLLLEVDHPRAAECRRDIAPFAELERAPEHMHTYRITPLGLWNARAAGHDAEQVVDALVAHSRYPVPHGLLVDVAETMARYGRLQLLRHPAHGLVMVTTDRPVLEEVLRSKKIKPLVGARIDADTVVVHPSERGQIKQTLLKLGWPVEDLAGYVDGEAHPIDLREDGWSLRPYQAQAVEGFWHGGSGVVVLPCGAGKTLVGAAAMARARATTLILVTNTVSAHQWKTELLRRTSLTEDEIGEYSGSKKEIRPVTIATYQVVTVRRKGVYPHLELFDSRDWGLVVYDEVHLLPAPIFRFTADLQARRRLGLTATLVREDGREGDVFSLIGPKRYDAPWKEIEAQGWIAPADCVEVRVTMTDSERLAYATAESEERYRFCATTESKQRVTEQLVRLHQGEQTLVIGQYIDQLDELGARLGAPVIKGDTSNAQREKLFDAFRTGELSVLVVSKVANFSIDLPEAAVAIQVSGTFGSRQEEAQRLGRVLRPKADGRAARFYSVVARDSVDQEFAAHRQRFLAEQGYAYRIVDADDILSGGGVPDGV
- a CDS encoding PP2C family protein-serine/threonine phosphatase produces the protein MWRQKLSEREAQLYGIPMPRWLPWLDLVPWASVVLIFLADMLTGESVELDAALVAPPALAAVFGRNAWLPLPVGVVSVLAYVSLGLVHHHGEAQWIGDLRTNAGLSAIVVVTLISWVLGAARLRLQKRVADVSLVAEVTQRVLLRPLPPKIGPVRVSVRYVAAMEHARIGGDLYEVVLTRHGVRAIIGDVRGKGLLTVETAASVLGSFRDAAHEEETLRALAGRLSRSVERVLGPEDFVTAALVAVRDGELDTLVLGHPPPLLLTRPPGERDEWRVEALEPADPAPPLGVVIDEEAQLSVVTRRWEPGNRLLLYTDGTTEARDRRGEFYPLVERIGRSARLPCERVLDDLLGDVQRHLGHKGHDDDAALLLLEYDPTGGGSSPRPAH